In Nicotiana tabacum cultivar K326 chromosome 17, ASM71507v2, whole genome shotgun sequence, one DNA window encodes the following:
- the LOC142171556 gene encoding uncharacterized protein LOC142171556 isoform X1: MEPKREDKDGISELPSRMLGPHLVFDCASILGDGKKHKRFTLSNFEDFENERREFVRRVDELMQQMQERIISSLTVSFFLDNRYSFRINGWLKVALASGLTKLELLLYHEQHFLTNFGVLEHSRYYFPYWLLSENSTSSVLLSHLHLEECVIRAPGDFKGFRNLTTLILKHVILGDSFVSEVLPSCLLLERLSLIWCKVTSTLCFEHPSLRIMHLKVLHCFGGAAIRISSMNLTTFEYDDLTINIAHLYAPQLKEIFLMDLGRPFPLARLSGLLNLEILRLHMSLEMDLYQIQKMPRNNTCFTSLKQLDLFVSCSDDDFDLLWLLSFLKTSPLLQKLVLTLTFGKFNENQKEIRKVDAIHHHNELKVLEMHGCVGNWYEIEFQLLILSIAKGLERLIISNSTSIYAGDEQWVDLPREEEDCNQEMVQKQLQGHVPQGVELVFL, from the exons ATGGAG CCTAAAAGGGAAGATAAGGATGGGATCAGTGAACTACCGAGTCGTATGCTTGGTCCCCACCTAGTATTTGATTGTGCTAGTATCTTGGGTGATGGTAAAAAACATAAGAGGTTCACTCTTTCTAATTTTGAGGATTTCGAGAACGAAAGGCGTGAATTTGTTAGGCGGGTAGATGAATTGATGCAACAAATGCAAGAAAGAATCATAAGTTCCTTGACAGTGAGTTTCTTCTTAGATAATAGATACTCATTTCGCATAAATGGATGGTTGAAAGTTGCACTTGCATCTGGGTTGACCAAACTTGAACTCTTGCTATATCACGAGCAGCATTTCTTGACAAACTTCGGTGTTCTAGAGCATAGTCGGTACTATTTTCCATATTGGCTCTTGTCGGAAAATAGTACATCATCAGTTCTGTTGAGCCATTTACATTTAGAAGAATGCGTTATCAGGGCTCCAGGCGACTTTAAGGGCTTCAGAAACTTGACAACTCTTATACTGAAACATGTGATTTTGGGTGACAGCTTTGTCTCGGAAGTTCTCCCTAGTTGTTTGCTACTTGAAAGGTTGTCCTTAATTTGGTGTAAGGTAACCTCAACCTTGTGCTTTGAACATCCGTCTCTGCGAATAATGCATCTGAAGGTTCTTCATTGTTTTGGTGGAGCAGCTATTAGAATTTCTTCCATGAATCTCACAACTTTTGAGTACGACGATTTAACAATAAATATTGCACATCTTTATGCTCCTCAGCTAAAAGAAATCTTTTTAATGGACCTTGGGAGACCTTTTCCACTTGCCCGTCTTTCTGGACTTCTTAACCTTGAAATCTTACGTCTACACATGAGTCTAGAAATGGACCTTTACCAG ATACAAAAGATGCCAAGAAATAATACTTGTTTCACAAGTCTTAAGCAGCTGGATTTGTTTGTGAGCTGCTCGGATGATGATTTTGATCTGTTATGGCTTTTATCTTTCTTGAAGACCTCACCCCTTCTTCAGAAGCTAGTCCTAACT TTAACTTTTGGCAAATTCAATGAGAATCAAAAAGAGATCCGGAAAGTGGATGCTATCCACCATCACAATGAACTGAAGGTGTTAGAGATGCATGGATGTGTTGGTAATTGGTATGAAATTGAGTTTCAGTTGTTAATACTGAGTATTGCAAAGGGATTGGAGCGATTAATTATCAGTAATTCAACAAGCATATACGCTGGAGATGAACAATGGGTCGATCTTCCTAGGGAAGAGGAAGATTGTAATCAAGAGATGGTCCAGAAGCAACTCCAGGGTCACGTTCCTCAAGGTGTTGAGTTAGTGTTTCTCTAA
- the LOC142171556 gene encoding uncharacterized protein LOC142171556 isoform X2 produces MLGPHLVFDCASILGDGKKHKRFTLSNFEDFENERREFVRRVDELMQQMQERIISSLTVSFFLDNRYSFRINGWLKVALASGLTKLELLLYHEQHFLTNFGVLEHSRYYFPYWLLSENSTSSVLLSHLHLEECVIRAPGDFKGFRNLTTLILKHVILGDSFVSEVLPSCLLLERLSLIWCKVTSTLCFEHPSLRIMHLKVLHCFGGAAIRISSMNLTTFEYDDLTINIAHLYAPQLKEIFLMDLGRPFPLARLSGLLNLEILRLHMSLEMDLYQIQKMPRNNTCFTSLKQLDLFVSCSDDDFDLLWLLSFLKTSPLLQKLVLTLTFGKFNENQKEIRKVDAIHHHNELKVLEMHGCVGNWYEIEFQLLILSIAKGLERLIISNSTSIYAGDEQWVDLPREEEDCNQEMVQKQLQGHVPQGVELVFL; encoded by the exons ATGCTTGGTCCCCACCTAGTATTTGATTGTGCTAGTATCTTGGGTGATGGTAAAAAACATAAGAGGTTCACTCTTTCTAATTTTGAGGATTTCGAGAACGAAAGGCGTGAATTTGTTAGGCGGGTAGATGAATTGATGCAACAAATGCAAGAAAGAATCATAAGTTCCTTGACAGTGAGTTTCTTCTTAGATAATAGATACTCATTTCGCATAAATGGATGGTTGAAAGTTGCACTTGCATCTGGGTTGACCAAACTTGAACTCTTGCTATATCACGAGCAGCATTTCTTGACAAACTTCGGTGTTCTAGAGCATAGTCGGTACTATTTTCCATATTGGCTCTTGTCGGAAAATAGTACATCATCAGTTCTGTTGAGCCATTTACATTTAGAAGAATGCGTTATCAGGGCTCCAGGCGACTTTAAGGGCTTCAGAAACTTGACAACTCTTATACTGAAACATGTGATTTTGGGTGACAGCTTTGTCTCGGAAGTTCTCCCTAGTTGTTTGCTACTTGAAAGGTTGTCCTTAATTTGGTGTAAGGTAACCTCAACCTTGTGCTTTGAACATCCGTCTCTGCGAATAATGCATCTGAAGGTTCTTCATTGTTTTGGTGGAGCAGCTATTAGAATTTCTTCCATGAATCTCACAACTTTTGAGTACGACGATTTAACAATAAATATTGCACATCTTTATGCTCCTCAGCTAAAAGAAATCTTTTTAATGGACCTTGGGAGACCTTTTCCACTTGCCCGTCTTTCTGGACTTCTTAACCTTGAAATCTTACGTCTACACATGAGTCTAGAAATGGACCTTTACCAG ATACAAAAGATGCCAAGAAATAATACTTGTTTCACAAGTCTTAAGCAGCTGGATTTGTTTGTGAGCTGCTCGGATGATGATTTTGATCTGTTATGGCTTTTATCTTTCTTGAAGACCTCACCCCTTCTTCAGAAGCTAGTCCTAACT TTAACTTTTGGCAAATTCAATGAGAATCAAAAAGAGATCCGGAAAGTGGATGCTATCCACCATCACAATGAACTGAAGGTGTTAGAGATGCATGGATGTGTTGGTAATTGGTATGAAATTGAGTTTCAGTTGTTAATACTGAGTATTGCAAAGGGATTGGAGCGATTAATTATCAGTAATTCAACAAGCATATACGCTGGAGATGAACAATGGGTCGATCTTCCTAGGGAAGAGGAAGATTGTAATCAAGAGATGGTCCAGAAGCAACTCCAGGGTCACGTTCCTCAAGGTGTTGAGTTAGTGTTTCTCTAA